In the genome of Caldanaerobius fijiensis DSM 17918, one region contains:
- the fabD gene encoding ACP S-malonyltransferase has translation MAKVAFIYAGQGAQYTGMGKDLAENYKEAAEVFEAANESIGFDIAKLCFEGPDEELMKTENTQPAVLTMSIACLRVLESRGFNPDVAAGLSLGEYSALVNAGALKFEDAVPLVRLRGRLMQETVPLGKGGMAAIIGLTNEEVLDVCKEASQYGIVEPANFNCPGQISIAGEIQALEKAIEIAKSKGAKRAIMLSVSAPFHCSMLQPAGEKLGEALDKIQFGDLKLPVISNVNAQYIKDKSDIKNLLVRQVYSSVLWEATIERMIQDGVDVFVELGPGKVLSGFVRKIDKTRVSLNVEDVKSLEETLRALEGLK, from the coding sequence ATGGCAAAGGTGGCATTTATCTATGCTGGGCAGGGAGCTCAGTATACCGGTATGGGAAAAGACTTGGCTGAGAATTATAAAGAAGCGGCAGAGGTTTTCGAGGCGGCCAATGAGAGTATAGGATTTGACATAGCTAAGCTGTGCTTTGAAGGGCCTGATGAAGAGCTTATGAAGACTGAAAACACACAGCCTGCGGTACTCACCATGAGTATAGCATGCCTTAGAGTGCTGGAGAGCAGAGGTTTTAATCCGGATGTAGCAGCAGGTTTAAGTCTAGGTGAGTATTCTGCTCTTGTAAATGCTGGAGCTCTAAAGTTTGAGGATGCTGTACCATTAGTAAGACTCAGGGGAAGATTAATGCAGGAGACTGTACCCTTAGGGAAAGGCGGCATGGCTGCAATCATAGGCCTTACCAATGAAGAGGTATTGGATGTCTGTAAAGAGGCTTCGCAGTATGGCATTGTTGAGCCGGCTAATTTTAATTGTCCTGGACAGATATCCATTGCTGGTGAAATACAGGCTCTTGAGAAGGCTATTGAGATCGCAAAGAGCAAAGGAGCGAAAAGAGCTATAATGCTTTCTGTAAGCGCGCCATTTCACTGCAGCATGCTACAGCCTGCGGGAGAAAAACTGGGCGAGGCATTGGATAAAATCCAGTTTGGCGATCTTAAGCTTCCGGTTATTTCTAATGTTAATGCTCAGTACATAAAAGATAAATCAGATATAAAAAATCTGCTGGTAAGGCAGGTATATTCATCGGTTCTCTGGGAAGCTACTATTGAGCGAATGATACAGGATGGTGTTGATGTATTTGTAGAGCTGGGTCCTGGTAAGGTTTTGTCCGGTTTTGTAAGAAAAATTGATAAGACCAGGGTTTCGTTGAACGTAGAGGATGTAAAAAGCCTTGAGGAGACGCTTCGCGCTTTGGAGGGGCTAAAATGA
- the fabG gene encoding 3-oxoacyl-[acyl-carrier-protein] reductase: MKSAIVTGASRGIGRAVALKLAEKGYAVAVNYANNSQKAQEVVEEIRSKGGTAIAVKADVSCLDEVKAMTDEVIRQYGNISVLVNNAGITRDNLILKMTEEDWDMVIDTNLKGTFNCIKCVSRQMIKQRYGKIVNISSVIALMGNAGQANYAASKAGIIGLTKSIAKELASRGINVNAVAPGYIETDMTAVLSEDIKNKMLEVIPLQKFGKPEDVANLVAFLVSDEASYITGQIISIDGGMAI; this comes from the coding sequence ATGAAATCAGCTATTGTAACAGGTGCTTCTAGGGGAATAGGACGCGCCGTCGCTCTAAAATTAGCAGAAAAAGGATATGCTGTCGCAGTGAATTATGCCAATAATAGTCAAAAGGCTCAGGAGGTCGTTGAAGAAATACGCAGCAAGGGAGGAACAGCCATAGCTGTAAAAGCCGATGTATCATGTCTTGATGAAGTTAAAGCAATGACAGATGAGGTGATAAGGCAGTACGGGAACATAAGTGTTCTTGTAAATAATGCCGGAATTACAAGGGATAATCTCATCTTGAAGATGACAGAAGAAGATTGGGATATGGTTATAGATACCAATTTAAAAGGCACGTTCAATTGTATAAAGTGTGTATCAAGGCAGATGATAAAACAGAGGTATGGGAAAATTGTGAATATTTCATCAGTAATAGCATTGATGGGAAATGCAGGTCAGGCAAATTATGCCGCATCAAAAGCCGGTATAATAGGTCTTACCAAAAGCATCGCAAAAGAACTGGCGTCAAGAGGTATAAATGTAAATGCTGTGGCACCGGGATATATTGAAACGGACATGACCGCTGTGCTATCAGAAGACATAAAAAACAAAATGCTTGAGGTTATACCACTGCAGAAGTTTGGTAAGCCTGAAGATGTGGCTAATTTGGTTGCATTTCTTGTCTCGGATGAGGCTAGCTATATAACAGGGCAGATAATTAGTATTGACGGAGGTATGGCGATATAA
- the acpP gene encoding acyl carrier protein produces the protein MVFDRVKEIVAEQLGVEEDEITMESSFIDDLGADSLDVVELIMALEEEFDIEIPDEEAEKLSTVGDAVEYIKQHTGEE, from the coding sequence ATGGTATTTGACAGAGTAAAAGAAATCGTTGCAGAACAGTTAGGTGTAGAAGAAGATGAGATAACCATGGAATCGTCATTTATTGATGATTTAGGAGCTGATTCACTGGATGTGGTGGAGTTGATTATGGCACTGGAAGAGGAATTTGATATAGAGATTCCAGATGAAGAAGCTGAGAAACTTTCTACTGTAGGTGATGCGGTGGAATACATTAAACAACATACTGGCGAAGAGTGA
- the fabF gene encoding beta-ketoacyl-ACP synthase II: MNNRVVVTGIGCVTPIGIGKDAYWEALRSGKSGIGPITKFDTSEYPTKIAAEVKDFNPTDFIDKKEAKRMDRYTHFAIASAKMAIEDANLDLNAVDKNRFGVIMGSGIGGIETFEEQFRIMIEKGPGRVSPFFIPMMISNMAAGQIAIMFGAKGPNETTVSACASSTNAIGDAFKLIQSGRADVVLAGGSEASITPMALAGFSALKALSTNNDNYHEASRPFDKNRDGFVMGEGAGVLVLERLDMALARGAKIYAEIVGYGVTCDAYHITAPAPEGEGAARAMEVALADAGIKPEDIDYINAHGTSTEYNDKYETMAIKTVFKEHAYKLAVSSTKSMTGHLLGAAGAIEAIACLLAIDQGFIHPTINLKTPDPDCDLNYVPNTGIERDVKYALSNSFGFGGQNACIIFKKYSE, from the coding sequence ATGAACAACAGAGTTGTAGTTACGGGTATAGGCTGTGTTACACCGATAGGCATAGGTAAAGATGCTTATTGGGAAGCACTAAGGTCAGGAAAATCCGGTATTGGCCCAATAACTAAATTTGATACATCTGAATATCCTACAAAAATAGCAGCAGAGGTAAAGGACTTTAATCCTACAGATTTCATTGACAAAAAAGAAGCTAAGAGAATGGATAGATATACCCATTTTGCCATTGCATCAGCTAAAATGGCTATTGAGGATGCTAATCTGGACTTAAATGCTGTGGACAAAAATCGATTTGGCGTTATTATGGGTTCTGGTATTGGAGGTATAGAAACCTTTGAAGAGCAGTTTAGGATTATGATAGAAAAAGGCCCTGGCAGGGTTAGTCCTTTTTTTATTCCTATGATGATATCCAATATGGCTGCGGGACAAATCGCCATAATGTTTGGAGCTAAAGGGCCTAATGAAACTACAGTCAGTGCTTGTGCATCCAGTACCAATGCTATAGGCGATGCCTTTAAGCTTATACAGAGTGGGAGAGCCGATGTAGTGTTAGCAGGAGGCTCTGAAGCATCTATTACCCCTATGGCACTGGCAGGTTTTTCAGCGCTTAAAGCGCTATCAACAAATAATGACAATTATCATGAAGCCAGCAGGCCGTTTGATAAAAACCGCGATGGTTTTGTCATGGGAGAGGGCGCAGGGGTGCTGGTGTTAGAAAGGCTGGATATGGCACTTGCCAGAGGTGCTAAAATTTATGCGGAGATAGTAGGCTATGGTGTGACATGTGATGCATACCATATAACGGCGCCGGCGCCAGAAGGTGAAGGAGCAGCTAGGGCGATGGAGGTTGCTCTTGCCGATGCGGGAATTAAGCCGGAGGATATCGATTATATAAATGCTCATGGGACTTCGACAGAGTACAACGACAAGTACGAAACCATGGCTATAAAAACAGTGTTTAAAGAGCACGCCTATAAACTGGCTGTAAGTTCCACTAAGTCGATGACAGGGCACCTGTTAGGCGCTGCTGGTGCTATTGAAGCTATTGCTTGTTTGTTAGCTATAGATCAGGGGTTTATACATCCAACAATCAACTTAAAGACACCTGATCCTGATTGTGACCTCAACTATGTTCCTAATACAGGGATAGAGAGAGATGTGAAATACGCACTATCCAATTCTTTTGGATTTGGCGGACAGAATGCGTGCATTATATTTAAAAAGTACAGCGAGTGA
- a CDS encoding elongator complex protein 3, with amino-acid sequence MVAFYGGSFTAIPVAVQNSLMDAVRPYLEDGSISGLKLSTRPDYIDESILDNLLSHGVKEIELGVQSMDDYVLSLAERGHTASDVHKAVNLIRRYNFRLGLQMMIGLPGDTIEKDIYTAAELIKLRPDFVRIYPTLVIRGTRLEELYKNGCYVPLKLDEAVDICSILMLMFSLYDIDVIRVGLQPTEDINENGDVIAGPFHPAFRQLVESKIMYNMMVYAYKQLGGSNLHLIVNPKDFSNAIGMKKTNKVRFYNDYGLIIDIKCHESIRKDEMILLSEKGRFKLTKKEYAKSRNLQVYVEYK; translated from the coding sequence ATGGTTGCATTTTACGGAGGCAGTTTCACAGCAATCCCTGTAGCAGTACAAAATAGCCTTATGGACGCAGTACGGCCCTATTTAGAGGATGGCAGTATAAGTGGATTAAAACTTTCTACAAGACCTGATTATATCGACGAATCAATACTTGATAACCTTTTATCCCACGGCGTGAAAGAGATAGAGCTTGGAGTACAGTCGATGGACGATTATGTATTATCACTGGCAGAAAGAGGACATACAGCTAGTGATGTACATAAGGCGGTGAATTTGATAAGGCGGTATAATTTTAGGCTCGGCCTTCAGATGATGATAGGTTTACCAGGTGATACTATCGAGAAAGATATATATACGGCGGCAGAGCTTATAAAGCTTCGACCTGATTTTGTAAGGATATATCCTACCCTTGTCATAAGAGGTACTCGGTTGGAGGAATTGTATAAAAATGGGTGTTATGTCCCATTAAAACTTGATGAAGCCGTGGATATTTGCAGTATTCTTATGTTAATGTTTTCACTTTACGATATCGATGTTATAAGGGTGGGATTACAGCCTACAGAAGATATAAATGAAAACGGAGATGTGATAGCAGGGCCATTTCACCCAGCATTCAGACAATTGGTAGAATCCAAAATAATGTACAATATGATGGTATATGCGTATAAGCAGCTGGGTGGGAGTAATTTGCATTTAATCGTAAACCCTAAGGATTTTTCCAACGCTATAGGGATGAAGAAAACGAATAAAGTGAGATTTTATAACGATTATGGATTGATAATAGATATTAAATGCCATGAGTCTATAAGAAAGGATGAAATGATCCTGCTATCAGAAAAAGGTCGATTTAAATTAACTAAAAAAGAATATGCAAAAAGCAGGAATTTACAAGTGTATGTAGAATATAAATAA
- a CDS encoding stage V sporulation protein S, producing the protein MEILKVSAKSQPKAVAGAIAAVLRENSTAEIQAVGAGAINQAVKAIAIARGYVAPNGIDLVAIPAFSEIEIDGETRTAIKFIVEPR; encoded by the coding sequence ATGGAAATACTCAAAGTATCGGCTAAGTCACAACCGAAGGCTGTTGCAGGTGCTATAGCAGCAGTGCTGAGGGAAAATTCTACTGCTGAGATACAGGCAGTAGGTGCAGGAGCTATAAATCAAGCGGTAAAGGCAATAGCTATAGCCAGAGGTTATGTAGCCCCCAACGGAATAGACCTTGTAGCTATACCAGCCTTTTCTGAAATCGAGATCGATGGCGAAACGCGAACGGCAATTAAGTTTATAGTGGAGCCAAGGTAA
- the smc gene encoding chromosome segregation protein SMC — translation MYLKKLEIYGFKSFADKVELEFNGGIAAVVGPNGCGKSNIADAIRWVLGEQSIKNLRGNKMEDVIFAGTSTRKALGVASVIITFDNSDGTLPIDYEEVAIGRKLYRSGESEYTINGTPCRLKDINDLLYDTGIGKDGYSIIGQGQVEKLINSRPEDRREIFDEATGISKYKYKKMETLKRLEETADNLQRIKDIIREVEAQRSVLREQADKAYKYIELSEKLKILEINGILNQLDEIDEDIKSYIEKEAILQRKIEDIENQKNRYKLENEEKQEKYRFFKENAEELRQKLVAIEKNIEKIEGQYNVIIERLVNRKKDMDSYTKEIEKTEKNIANLKFRLNECLLRIKQKELFLKKIDKYQQDLELKIANLKNVLEEENIANNSQNVYVRVGYLNELLKKDREQLDNINKDMRDIASSLDKKRNAYDAEKNRGDSILSELNKIDEKLKQNLLKLDELKASLESYRSDYQKINAEIDRLTIRLSSMKDIGAENGITRSVKALIDAKNKNTDLPDFWPVINLIDVPEAYQVAIEVALGSALQNVVVKTDDEARILIEYLKENNFGRVTFIPLNTIKDVKFVYETFLYGEKGFIDYAIKLIKYDIKFDKAIRYLFDRIIVCDSIDNALKVSRKYPHRYRIVTLDGEIIYPAGLITGGSLNKNKMFYGNYEEQRLLKEKLISYQKRCEELKNQINLNECEIENMRREIGMLKGQKDEHEKALQEIDINCKKLWLDIEFLEGKLREAQREKNTIMDEIERLTAQIQAYTQESEKSTKEWEEYKETFEELRKKLFKIEVIKAKYQEQLSSFRRQKEEYYSALNQRDDELSKFKSAYRTILSEIADLEEERKQLLQKKHEWFEEKERIVSSMGDVEARLGVFEKEMENIADNLKALEAQLKEVLDQKMQCELNRTKRELRKSDLIKGLDDYYNISREEAEQFRRNINVNADEIRNLKKEIELLGDVNKGAIEEYKKVDERYAFLDTQRKDLEESLLKVQKVIDELDEAMKEQFIKQFGQIGKNFDMILKELFGGGKGKLALVDPSDVLHSGINIEVQLPGKRIQNMQLLSGGEKALCAISLLFAFLYANPSPFCVLDEIDAALDEANVERFAVFLQRLSKKIQFIVITHRRGTMMVADYVYGVSMPEQGVSRLISVKIDEEAS, via the coding sequence ATGTACCTGAAAAAACTAGAGATATACGGTTTTAAATCATTTGCAGATAAAGTAGAACTGGAGTTTAATGGAGGTATTGCAGCAGTTGTAGGACCAAACGGCTGTGGGAAAAGTAATATAGCTGATGCTATAAGATGGGTATTAGGAGAACAGAGCATAAAGAACCTTAGAGGGAATAAAATGGAGGATGTTATATTTGCAGGGACTTCCACCCGGAAGGCGTTGGGGGTTGCTTCTGTTATTATAACCTTTGATAACAGTGATGGCACATTGCCTATAGATTATGAAGAAGTAGCTATAGGTAGAAAATTATATCGATCAGGTGAAAGCGAATACACTATAAACGGGACACCCTGCCGGTTAAAGGATATAAATGACCTTTTGTACGATACGGGAATAGGTAAGGACGGGTATTCCATCATAGGGCAAGGTCAGGTAGAAAAGCTCATAAACTCCAGACCGGAAGACCGCAGGGAAATTTTTGATGAAGCAACAGGTATATCAAAATACAAGTATAAAAAGATGGAAACACTGAAGAGACTGGAAGAGACAGCTGATAACCTTCAAAGAATAAAGGATATCATACGCGAGGTAGAAGCGCAGCGTTCTGTGTTGAGAGAACAGGCAGATAAAGCTTACAAATACATAGAGCTAAGTGAAAAGCTGAAAATTCTTGAGATAAATGGGATTTTAAATCAGCTGGATGAGATAGATGAAGATATAAAATCATATATAGAAAAAGAAGCTATACTGCAGAGAAAAATAGAAGACATCGAAAATCAAAAGAACCGTTACAAATTAGAAAATGAAGAAAAACAGGAAAAATATAGGTTTTTCAAAGAAAATGCAGAAGAATTGCGGCAGAAGTTGGTAGCTATTGAGAAAAACATAGAAAAAATAGAGGGCCAATATAACGTTATTATTGAACGCCTTGTCAATAGAAAAAAGGACATGGATAGCTATACAAAAGAAATTGAAAAAACTGAAAAAAATATAGCCAATTTGAAGTTTCGATTGAATGAGTGCTTGCTAAGAATAAAACAAAAAGAGCTTTTTTTAAAAAAAATAGATAAGTATCAACAGGATCTGGAATTAAAAATTGCAAACCTGAAAAATGTTTTGGAAGAAGAAAATATTGCGAATAATTCCCAAAATGTTTATGTGAGAGTAGGTTATTTAAACGAATTATTGAAAAAAGATAGAGAACAACTGGATAACATTAATAAAGATATGAGGGATATCGCCAGTTCATTAGATAAAAAAAGAAATGCATATGATGCGGAAAAAAATCGGGGCGATAGTATTTTATCCGAGCTAAATAAAATAGACGAAAAATTAAAACAAAATTTACTTAAGTTAGATGAGTTAAAAGCATCTCTAGAAAGCTATAGGAGCGATTATCAAAAGATAAATGCGGAGATTGACAGGTTAACGATAAGGCTTTCGTCGATGAAGGATATAGGAGCAGAAAATGGAATAACTCGAAGCGTTAAAGCTTTAATTGATGCAAAAAACAAGAACACTGATTTGCCGGATTTCTGGCCTGTAATAAACTTAATCGATGTACCTGAAGCTTATCAGGTAGCTATTGAGGTTGCTCTGGGATCAGCTTTACAAAATGTAGTCGTAAAGACTGATGACGAGGCAAGGATTTTGATAGAATATTTAAAGGAAAACAACTTTGGCAGGGTTACATTTATTCCACTTAATACCATTAAAGATGTCAAATTTGTTTATGAGACATTTCTTTACGGCGAAAAAGGCTTTATTGATTATGCTATAAAGCTTATAAAGTATGACATAAAATTTGACAAAGCGATTAGGTATCTTTTTGATAGGATCATCGTCTGCGATAGTATAGATAATGCTCTTAAGGTATCCAGAAAGTATCCTCATAGATATAGGATTGTCACGCTAGATGGAGAAATAATTTATCCCGCTGGCTTGATTACGGGTGGTAGTTTAAATAAAAACAAGATGTTTTACGGGAATTATGAAGAACAGCGCTTATTAAAGGAAAAACTCATAAGCTATCAGAAGAGGTGTGAAGAGCTTAAAAATCAGATAAATTTAAATGAATGCGAGATCGAAAATATGCGCCGAGAAATAGGAATGCTCAAAGGGCAAAAAGACGAACACGAGAAAGCCTTACAGGAAATTGACATAAATTGCAAGAAACTATGGCTGGATATTGAGTTTTTAGAAGGGAAATTAAGAGAAGCTCAGAGAGAAAAAAATACGATAATGGATGAAATTGAAAGGCTCACTGCCCAGATACAGGCATATACCCAGGAAAGCGAAAAAAGTACTAAAGAATGGGAAGAATATAAGGAGACATTTGAAGAACTGCGAAAAAAACTCTTTAAAATAGAGGTTATAAAAGCTAAATATCAAGAGCAGTTGTCGTCATTTAGGCGCCAAAAGGAAGAATACTATAGTGCATTAAATCAGAGGGATGATGAATTAAGCAAATTTAAATCTGCTTATAGGACTATTTTGAGTGAAATTGCAGATTTAGAAGAGGAGAGAAAACAGCTTTTGCAGAAAAAGCATGAGTGGTTTGAGGAAAAAGAACGCATAGTTTCTTCAATGGGCGATGTAGAGGCTAGATTAGGTGTTTTTGAAAAAGAAATGGAAAATATAGCTGACAATTTAAAAGCATTAGAAGCTCAATTAAAGGAAGTATTGGACCAGAAGATGCAGTGTGAACTAAATAGGACAAAAAGGGAGTTAAGAAAAAGCGATCTTATTAAGGGGTTGGATGACTATTATAACATTTCACGGGAAGAAGCCGAGCAATTTCGAAGAAATATAAATGTTAATGCCGACGAGATTCGAAATTTAAAAAAAGAAATAGAGCTATTGGGAGATGTTAATAAAGGTGCCATAGAGGAATACAAAAAAGTCGATGAAAGATATGCATTTCTTGATACCCAAAGAAAAGACTTAGAAGAATCGCTTCTTAAAGTCCAGAAAGTGATCGATGAACTGGATGAAGCCATGAAAGAGCAGTTTATTAAGCAATTTGGGCAGATAGGCAAAAATTTCGACATGATTTTAAAAGAATTGTTCGGTGGAGGCAAGGGAAAGCTTGCTTTAGTGGATCCTTCTGATGTTCTGCACTCAGGTATAAACATAGAAGTACAATTGCCGGGCAAGAGGATTCAGAATATGCAGCTTCTTTCCGGAGGAGAAAAAGCCCTCTGTGCAATTTCACTTTTATTTGCTTTTTTGTATGCAAATCCATCACCGTTTTGTGTCCTGGATGAAATAGATGCGGCCTTAGATGAGGCTAACGTGGAGAGGTTTGCAGTGTTCTTACAGAGATTATCTAAGAAGATACAATTTATCGTCATAACCCATAGACGGGGTACCATGATGGTGGCAGATTATGTATACGGCGTGTCCATGCCTGAGCAAGGAGTGTCACGGCTTATATCTGTTAAAATAGACGAGGAGGCAAGTTGA
- the ftsY gene encoding signal recognition particle-docking protein FtsY, whose protein sequence is MAFGFFDKLREGLKKTRTGITERVEKIIKLHQKLTDEFYDELEEILITSDMGIDTTLKIIDQIKTEARAKKLADAEAVRDLLKQKLYDILNNNEKYAETKAGPSVILVIGVNGVGKTTSIGKLAHMYKKDGKKVLLAAADTFRAAAIEQIEEWGNRVGVEVIKHQEGSDPSAVVFDAIQAAKSRNADILICDTAGRLHNKKNLMNELSKIERVITREYPEANKEVFLVLDATTGQNALQQALMFKETVDITGIILTKLDGTAKGGIVVAICSEMNIPVKYIGVGEGIDDLQPFSAEEFVDALFSA, encoded by the coding sequence ATGGCGTTTGGATTTTTTGATAAACTAAGGGAAGGTCTTAAAAAGACGCGTACGGGCATAACAGAGCGGGTAGAGAAGATCATAAAACTCCATCAAAAATTAACCGATGAATTTTATGACGAGCTGGAGGAAATCTTGATAACATCAGATATGGGAATAGATACTACACTGAAGATAATAGATCAGATTAAAACAGAAGCCCGGGCAAAGAAATTAGCCGATGCGGAGGCAGTGAGAGACTTGTTAAAGCAGAAATTATACGATATTTTAAACAACAATGAAAAATATGCTGAAACAAAAGCAGGACCCTCCGTGATACTGGTTATAGGCGTAAATGGCGTTGGCAAGACTACATCTATAGGTAAACTGGCCCATATGTATAAAAAAGATGGCAAAAAGGTACTTCTGGCGGCTGCAGATACCTTCAGGGCTGCGGCTATAGAACAGATAGAAGAGTGGGGCAATAGGGTTGGAGTAGAAGTTATAAAACATCAGGAGGGGTCCGATCCCTCGGCGGTTGTGTTTGATGCAATACAGGCTGCTAAATCAAGGAATGCTGACATATTGATATGTGATACAGCTGGACGCCTTCACAATAAGAAAAATCTTATGAATGAATTGTCTAAGATTGAAAGGGTTATTACAAGAGAGTATCCAGAAGCCAATAAAGAGGTTTTTTTAGTACTCGATGCAACAACAGGTCAAAATGCGTTACAACAGGCATTGATGTTTAAGGAAACGGTAGATATTACGGGTATTATCTTAACGAAATTAGATGGAACCGCTAAAGGCGGTATTGTCGTGGCTATTTGTTCTGAAATGAATATTCCGGTAAAATATATTGGCGTGGGAGAAGGAATTGATGATCTTCAGCCCTTTTCAGCAGAAGAATTTGTAGATGCTCTTTTTTCAGCTTGA